The nucleotide sequence GCGAAGAAATACCAAACCATAATAAAAAGAGAAACAGACAAGAAAAAGATATATGAAAAGTTACTGAGATTCCTAGTTAACAAAGGATTTAGCTGGGAAATCGCAAAGAAGGCAATAGAAAAAGTAATGGAGTTTCAGATAGAAGAGTAAAGGTGGTGGTCAAATTTTGAAGGTAAATGCCATATCAGTAATTCTCATTATGGCTTTTTTATATCCTATAATAAGGGGGTATATATTAAACTTCTCATCCATAGAGCTAAAAAGTGATATTATCTCCGTTGAAGGAGATATGGGATTAATTGCTGCCATTATATCCGGTTTATTTTTTTTTAGAAGAATATTTGTCCAACACAACTATGGTATTTATGATAGGATGTACAGGGCAATACCCCCAACTATAACCGATAAATTAGAGGACAACCCTTATTTATTGTATCTAATTGTGTTACCAATCATTGTACTTATCCTATATGAAATTATAAAACTATTTTTTTATCTTATAAACATGGTGATAATATTTCCTTTTCTTGATGTGCTGGAAAGGGCTTTAGGCCATAAGAGTAATACTATTAAAAGATTTATTTCATCAATTTTTGAAATACCTAGGGCCATATGTGTCACTATATTATTAGCTGTATTATTTAATATTGCTGCCTTTATGAATTTAAATGCCCAATTTAATGACTATCTTTCCCGCTCAGAAATATACAATTATATTTGTAAGGATATTATTGTACCAATAGCTAACTCTAAGCTGGCACGACAGATTCCTAATATTATAAATAACTCCATAAAAATTGAGGTAAAGGAAGCGGCTAAGAGCATAGGCGGCAGTGACAGTGTCATTATATATTATAACGGAATTACCTTGGATGAAGGTATACAATCAAATGAAGCTATTGATAGTTTTGCAAGGAGTCTTGTAGCTGATGTGGACAGTGAATATGAAAAAGCGAAAATAATATATGAGTGGATTGGCCGGAATTTAGAATACGACAATGAAAAGGCCACAAGAATATTAAATAATGACTTTTCAGTGAAATCTGGTGCTATAGCCGCTTATAATGAAAAAAAAGGCATATGTTTCGATTACACTTGCCTTTACATTGCTATGTGCAGGGCTGTTAACCTAGATGTAAGAATGATTACAGGTGAAGGTTTTAATGGAGTAAGTTGGATTACCCATGCATGGAATCAAGTATTGGTATATGGTAAGTGGATTAATGTGGACACAACCTTCTACAAAGGTGGCAACTACTTTGACAGCAGCAGATTTGGTCTTGATCATAGAAATTCTTCAATAGCTGGAGAATGGAGATAAATCCCTTTAACGGGGATTTTTTTTATATCCTTGAATAATTAGCTGAATAGCTTTTTCACAATCTTTATCATTATTGTCTAAACTCCATGCTGTATTAAAATATATAAGGGCCTTTTTTGTGTCCTTCAACATGGCATAGCAGTAGGCTAGGTTAAAAAAGTATTTACTGTTTCTGCGAAGTTCAATGGCACGTTTTAATAGGTTTATTGCTTTTTCGTATTCTTTTAATTTTATAAAACATACTCCTGAATTATAAAAAGAAGCGGACTCATTTTCTTTATATTCTATAGCTTTTTCATAAAATTCAATTGCTTTTTTATAGTCTTTAATATTATAGTATTCGTTTGCCTTTTCGAAGTAATTCATAGAAAACCTCCCGTAATTAGTTCTACATAATAATATATTCCTGATTTACAAGCATATTACATTTAGATTATTGTCTGTATTGAAAAAAATATACTTAATACTACAAAAAATCATGATAATGAGAACAATGTAAGAATTTATAAAGATTTTCCTTGATAATTGGAACCAGGTGCAGCTTTAAAAGTTAGTCCAAAAGTAATAAACTTAATATTAAATGGGATAATACGGTATTAATGTATATGTGTGTATCACTATTTAAATTGTGTTTGGAGGTGTTACTGTGGAAGAGACAATCAAAAAAATCATTGCCATTGACAAGGATGCAGAAAATTTTCGGAAAATAAATGATGAAATTCTTGTAAGAAAGAGAAAAGACCTTCAAAATGAGATGAAAGCCATGTCTGAGAATAATTTTGCCTTTATCCAAGAGGAAAGGAAAAGGGTTTGGGAAGAAGAAATGAACCGTGCAGACCAAGAGATAATGAATATACATGCAAAAGAAAAGAAAGCACTTGAAGAACTTACAGCGTCATTTCTCAATATTAAGGATGAAATAATAGAAAAAGTATTTGAAAGATTGTTAGACTCTTTTAAACAGGTGTAGCTTATGGGTAGTGTTGTAGAATTTTCAGCGGTGAATACAAAGGTTAAGGCTTTGGAAGGGCGATTATTATCAAAGGAGCAAATAGGTGAGCTCATTGCTTGTAATAGTTATAAAGAGGCTCTAAGATTTTTAAAAACAAGTACAAAGTACAGTGAAGCACTAGAGGGATACACTATTGAAGAATTGCATAGGGGTCAGCTGGAAGTTATTTTGAAAAAGCATTATATTAGAAATTTTACTAAGCTTATGCATTATTTAAGTGAAGACTATAAAAAACTTTTGAGAATTATTTTTATACGTTTCGAAGTTGAGGACATTAAAATTATATTAAGAGGAAAATACATAGAGCGAGAAAATGATGAACTATTAAACATGCTTAATTTTCAGTGTTCGCTGAGCACTGTAGACTACAATGAGTTGTTACAAGCCAATAGTGTTGGTGAAGTTGTGGAAAAGCTTAGAGGAACTGTATATTACAAGCACATAGCAAATTTGGTTAAAGATGTTGAGAAGGAAAGCCTATTTCAAATAGAAATGGCTTTGGACTTTGTCTACTTTATAATGCTCAGAAAATTCATAAAAAAGCTTCCTAAGGAGGACAGAGATGTAATTAGGAAGTTGAATGGTACTTATGCAGACC is from Clostridium thermarum and encodes:
- a CDS encoding transglutaminase domain-containing protein; amino-acid sequence: MKVNAISVILIMAFLYPIIRGYILNFSSIELKSDIISVEGDMGLIAAIISGLFFFRRIFVQHNYGIYDRMYRAIPPTITDKLEDNPYLLYLIVLPIIVLILYEIIKLFFYLINMVIIFPFLDVLERALGHKSNTIKRFISSIFEIPRAICVTILLAVLFNIAAFMNLNAQFNDYLSRSEIYNYICKDIIVPIANSKLARQIPNIINNSIKIEVKEAAKSIGGSDSVIIYYNGITLDEGIQSNEAIDSFARSLVADVDSEYEKAKIIYEWIGRNLEYDNEKATRILNNDFSVKSGAIAAYNEKKGICFDYTCLYIAMCRAVNLDVRMITGEGFNGVSWITHAWNQVLVYGKWINVDTTFYKGGNYFDSSRFGLDHRNSSIAGEWR
- a CDS encoding tetratricopeptide repeat protein — translated: MNYFEKANEYYNIKDYKKAIEFYEKAIEYKENESASFYNSGVCFIKLKEYEKAINLLKRAIELRRNSKYFFNLAYCYAMLKDTKKALIYFNTAWSLDNNDKDCEKAIQLIIQGYKKNPR
- a CDS encoding V-type ATPase subunit, with product MGSVVEFSAVNTKVKALEGRLLSKEQIGELIACNSYKEALRFLKTSTKYSEALEGYTIEELHRGQLEVILKKHYIRNFTKLMHYLSEDYKKLLRIIFIRFEVEDIKIILRGKYIERENDELLNMLNFQCSLSTVDYNELLQANSVGEVVEKLRGTVYYKHIANLVKDVEKESLFQIEMALDFVYFIMLRKFIKKLPKEDRDVIRKLNGTYADLLNIQWIFRGIKYYKLKPEILFNYTIYDGWRLKKEDIKALCYSGDLKEFYNRVNSTIYKEVFYRSNFQEYLLEKEILAYLKKIYLKYSSEFKRNISVVLAYLELALLECRDIISIVENKRYSQLGEDIIQFITATI